The nucleotide sequence TAGTTTATTTAGACGCCGATAAGTTTAAATACCCATTAATATTAAGGCAATGGAAAGATGGAGATTATTTTTATCCAGCAGGAATGCAAGGAAAAAAGAAGTTAAGTAAATATTTTAAAGACGAAAAACTATCACTTGTTGAAAAAGAGAATACATGGTTGTTATGTTCTGAAGAAGATATTATTTGGATTATAGGGAGGCGATTAGATAATCGTTTTAAAGCTACAAAAACTACAACTAACTGTAAAAAAATAACATTTAAAAATGCCTATAATTAAATCGGTTTATAATCCTCCGCTACCGTTTAAAAATGGACATTTTTCTACTATTTATTCTGCTTTATTACGAAATGTAAAAGATGTATTACAAGAGCGAGAACGGTTAAAACTTCCTGATGGCGACTTTTTAGATTTAGATTGGAGTTATACATCTACTAAAACAAAAAAACTCATTGTTGTTTTACATGGTTTAGAGGGTAATGCACAACGACAATACATGTTAGGAACTGCTAAAATTTTTAACCAAAATAATATAGATGCTGTTTGTGTAAACTTTAGAGGGTGTAGTGGAGAAGAGAATTTAAAATATAAATCATATCATTCTGGAGAAACTGAAGACTTAAAAGTAATACTTAATTATATAATAGATACAAAAGTATATAATGAGATTTATTTAAAGGGGTTTAGCCTAGGCGGTAATGTAATATTAAAATATTTAGGAGAAACTAACAATATTCCAAATCAAATAAAATCAGCAATATCAATCTCTGCACCTTGCCATTTACATGGATCGATGCTGGAACTACATAGGTTTAAAAATGTGTTATATAAAAATCGTTTTAAAAAGCATTTGAAACAGCATTTAAAATTAAAACAAAAGCAGTTTCCAGAAAAAGTAACTATAGAAGATATTAATCGTATTAAGACTCTTAAAGATTTTGATGATATTTACACTTCAAAAGCAAACGGATTTAAAAATGCCCTAGATTACTATGAAAAATCAAGTAGCCTTCAGTTTTTAAAATATATTAGTATACCTACATTAATTATTAATGCTCAAAATGACTCATTTTTATCTCCAGAATGTTTTCCTATTGCTGAAGTTAAAGCAAATTCGAATTTATATTTAGAAATACCAAAATATGGTGGACACGTTGGGTTTTATCAAAAAGGAGAGTTTTATTATAACGAAACTAGAGCTTTAGAGTTTGTGAATATTGAAATTTAGTTTAATAAAACTCTTGTTTTTACTATATCTATTAATAACAACATTTTTATGAGATTGATTGAAATAATATATTTTTAGCATATAAAAAACCATTTATTTATGATAAAGCATAACCATCTTTATATATTATTCTTTTTATTTATTTATGCTTGTAACTCTAATAGAATTAATACATCTAATGATTTAGAAGCAAAGATTCAAAGAATAATAACATTACAAAAAGAAGCTAAAGATAGTATTAGTGACTCTACATTAATCGATTTAAAAGAAGTAGATGATATCATTAATAATAACAAAAATATTCCAGATACTTTAAAAACTGAAAACATTTTTAGGAAAGGATATTACTTTAAGCAAGTTAAGAATTTGGATTCGGCTTCTTATTATTTTCATAAAACTATAGATGTTATAAATACACCTATAACTAGAGATAGGGAGCTGACATATTTTTGGAACACATGGCAATTAGATTTTGAAAAAGAAAATTATACAAATACTATTAGTGTTGCCAATAAATATATAAAATTAGTAGGGACAAGAAAAGATTATGATGGACTAAAACGAGCGTATAATATCCTTGAAAGAACTTATTTAGAGTTGAGGCAATATGATATTGCATTATTAAACAATGAGTTAGCACAGAAAACATCAAGTTTAGCTTTTGATATTGAAAGTGCTTGTATTACAGCAATATCTAGAGCGAATATTTATTATTATTACCTAAATAAAAGAGAAACAGCTTACCAAATATTAGATAGTATATCAAACTTAAGCGAGTATAATGATGAAGTAAAAAGGCAGCTATATAGGCAATATGGTATATTAAACTATGAAGATAGTAATTATGAAAAAGCTATTGCTAATTATAAAAAATCTTTAACGTTTTTAAAGAAGAATAAAAATATTGTAAACGATTTTGATACAGAAATGTTGCAAAGCTATACTAATATAGGAGAGGCATATATTGAATTAAAAGATTTAAAAATTGCAGATAAATATATAGATTCGGCAGATGTTCATGTTAATATAAATACCGACTTTAATGACCTTTCATTTTTAAATCAAAAAAAAATGATTTCTAATTATTTAGGACGAAAAGGAGTTGATAATGTATTAAATAGCTATAATAAATTATTGAATACTCAGAATGAATTTCATAAAAAACTTATTGGAGAACGATTACATGCACTTAATTCGGCTAATGAAAATGAAAAATTATTATCTAAAAAAAATCAAGCAATAGAGATAGAAAATATTAAACTTGAATCTAGGCAATTGTTTTTTATAATTTCATTTATCTTATTTTCTATTATCGGTTATTTATTCTTTAGACAAAGAAAATTTAGATTTGAAAAAGCAGAACTTAAAATGCAACAGCGTTTATTAAGATCGCAAATGAATCCTCATTTTACGTTTAATGCATTGTCAACTATCCAAAATGAAATAAAAAACAACAAAGAGTTAGCTTCAACATATTTATTAAAGTTCTCTAGATTATTAAGACTTATTTTTGAAAATTCGACACAAAATTATGTACAATTAGAAGATGAGTTAGAATTGCTCAAAAAGTATATGGATTTACAGTTAATGAGTTTTCCTTCAAGATTTACTTATAATATCACTTTAAATGATATAGATGAAGAAGATTTGTTGTTTATTCCACCTATGATAATGCAACCCTTTATAGAAAATAGTATCGAACATGGGTTTTTAGGAATTCATTATGAAGGGAAAATAGATATTTCTCTATCTCTTAATAATAAATTTATAAGCTGTAGCATTGATGATAATGGAATAGGTATAAATAAATCTAAATCTAAAAATAAAGAATCGATGTCTACAAAACTTATTTCAGATTTTATTTTTAAAACGACTCAATCAAGAATATCAGTTATAAACAAAAAAGAAATATCGGTAAATGAAACAGGTGTTAAAGTGGAATTTTTTATCCCTTATAAATTAACAGAGAATGGTTAGAGCTTTAATTATAGATGACGAATCTCAAATGCGAGATGACATTAGAAACAAAATAACAACTTATTTTAATAATGAAATTGAAATAATAGGAGAAGCTGATAGTGTGGTATCAGGCTTAGCTTCAATTAAAAAACTTGCCCCTGACTTATTATTTTTAGATGTGCATTTATCTGACGGGACTGCATTTGATATTTTAACACAGTTAACAAAAAAAGCATTTGATATAATATTTATAACTGGTTTTGATAATAATGCCATAAAAGCTATAAAAGTCGGCGCTTTAGATTATATTTTAAAACCTATTGATATAGAGGAGTTTAAAGAAGCTACAGTAAAAGCTATCAAAAATAAAATTACAGAAAACCCGATTGAAAAATTAATAGAAGTTTCTAATGAATATTTTAAGGGTATTGAAAAGCGTCGTATCATTTTAAAGACTGCTGATACTGTTTATGCTGTTTATGAAGATGATATACTTTATTGTAAATCTGAAGGGAACTACACAACTTTTCATACAATTCGATCAGAAAAAATAATAGTGTCAAAATCAATGAAAAAAAACCTTGAAATCCTTTCTGAAGATGTTTTTGTACGCTGTCATCAATCATATTTAATTAATAAAAAATATGCTTTAAAATATAATAAAAATGGAATACTTGTATTAAGTCAAGGTATAAAAATACCTGTTTCTAGTAGAAGAAAAGATTATACTCTTAAAAAAGTTTTTGACTAACGTATTTGAAGTTAATTATAACGCTTTTGAAATAAAGTCTATCGTATATATAAATGACTAATTATATTTTGTAATTAAGTTTTATATTGTTTTTTAAATGATGAAAAATCGAAAATTTATGAAAAAACACACCTGTAAAATTTTAACATTACTTTATCTATGTTTCTCCTGTCAAACGGATGATAATATAGTAATTGAAGAAAACATTTTTAGTAACGAATTAAATCAGAATGCGATAATTAGTTTGTCAGAAATATCAAATGAACCC is from Flavobacteriaceae bacterium and encodes:
- a CDS encoding DNA-binding response regulator; the encoded protein is MVRALIIDDESQMRDDIRNKITTYFNNEIEIIGEADSVVSGLASIKKLAPDLLFLDVHLSDGTAFDILTQLTKKAFDIIFITGFDNNAIKAIKVGALDYILKPIDIEEFKEATVKAIKNKITENPIEKLIEVSNEYFKGIEKRRIILKTADTVYAVYEDDILYCKSEGNYTTFHTIRSEKIIVSKSMKKNLEILSEDVFVRCHQSYLINKKYALKYNKNGILVLSQGIKIPVSSRRKDYTLKKVFD
- a CDS encoding alpha/beta fold hydrolase; translation: MPIIKSVYNPPLPFKNGHFSTIYSALLRNVKDVLQERERLKLPDGDFLDLDWSYTSTKTKKLIVVLHGLEGNAQRQYMLGTAKIFNQNNIDAVCVNFRGCSGEENLKYKSYHSGETEDLKVILNYIIDTKVYNEIYLKGFSLGGNVILKYLGETNNIPNQIKSAISISAPCHLHGSMLELHRFKNVLYKNRFKKHLKQHLKLKQKQFPEKVTIEDINRIKTLKDFDDIYTSKANGFKNALDYYEKSSSLQFLKYISIPTLIINAQNDSFLSPECFPIAEVKANSNLYLEIPKYGGHVGFYQKGEFYYNETRALEFVNIEI